CAACTAGTCACGTCGATGATTCATTCAATCAACTAGTCACGTCGATGACTCATTCAATCAACTAGTCACGTCGATGATTCATTCAATCAACTAGTCACGTCGATGACTCATTCAATCAACTAGTCACGTCGATGATTCATTCAATCAACTAGTCACGTCGATGATTCATTCAATCAACTAGTCACATCAATGACTCATTCAATCAACCAGTCACGTCGATGATTCATTCAATCAACTAGTCAGGTTGATGCAATGTGATCACATTAAAGTATGTTGAAAAAATGAGGGGAGAATGTTAACTCATGAGGGTCATGTTTTATGTGCCAATTTttgaacaaaatgtggagaaaagacTAAACTAAGTCTATCAATAACAAGCTCCCTCATATTTAATGGAAAACATACGTGTTATGtgcatgtactgtacagtagagtagaaaaTATATTCTGTTTGACCAAGCCACATTGTGTTAGAACAGAACACTGTCTTATGGTACAATGAATTACACCTCAGAGTGATCTGTTTCAGTTAAATAAAACTGATGCTTGTTTGTTTTCCCATGTCAGTCAAAATAGATTTGAACCTGACTGACATGATAATTACAGACGCATCGTTGCAGCCTTTACAAAAATAAATATGTTAGGCCAATAGGCAAATGAAAAATATTGTAAGGCAaacattataacaggtattaaagtgttttattttattttacctttatttaactaggcaagtcagttaagaacaaattcttattttcaatgacggcctaggaacagtgggttaactgcctgttcaggggcagaacaacagatttgtaccttgtcagctcgggatatgaacttgcaacctttcggttactagtccaacgctctaaccactaggctaccctgtcgcccccaGTAAGTTGTGAGAACGGTACGAAATCATACTAATAAGCCATTATTCTCTTATTTCTTAACGAGGTTACATGGTTATAAACCCACAATAAAGGTTATGAAGGTTATAGAGGTTATAAACCCACAATAAAGGTGAATGAAAGTACTGTACTTTGTGAATGCTGGGGAACAGATTTATGTCCGTGTGCTCTCTTTTTCGATCACTTTTTGAAATCCATCAAATGAGTCACTATGTTGATTTTAGAATTTCCATTAACACCTGCCAATCCATCACAGTTTAGTAAATGGGCTTATACCATGTTTTTATAGGACATTTTGAGATATTGCCATCAATCACAGCTACAGTAATATGGTAATGTAGCCTACCAAATCCCTCGGCACCCATTCATGGTCTAGACTCTAGACGTATATACACTACCgtacaaaagtttggggtcacttcgaaATTTCCTTGAGGAGTAACATGAAACATTCACAAAGCAAAGGCATGGGGAAAAAATGAAGGAATATACCAATGGTTAAAGTAACTGTCcggtgtttccagatttctatgaaatatgacctatatTTAATTACAATAGGAGTGAAATTGTTTTCCTTAAAAATAAAAGTGAATTGAGCATGTTCAAAAGCAGCTTTTCTTTGTTGGAATGGTGTGtgaataccccaacaacagaatggtgtgtgaatatcccaacaacagaatggtgtgtgaataccccaacaacagaatggtgtgtgaataccccaacaacagaatggtgtgagaatatcccaacaacagaatggtgtgagaataccccaacaacagaatggtgtgtgaatatcccaacaacagaatggtgtgagaataccccaacaacagaatggtgtgagaataccccaacaacagaatggtgtgagaataccccaacaacagaatggtgtgagaataccccaacaacagaatggtgtgtgaatatcccaacaacagaatggtgtgagaataccccaacaacagaatggtgtgagaataccccaacaacagtctggtgtgtgaaTACCCCaaaaacagaatggtgtgggaataccccaacaacagaatggtgtgtgaatatcccaacaacagaatggtgtgtgaatatcccaacaacagaatggtgtgtgaatatcccaacaacagaatggtgtgagaataccccaacaacagaatggtttgagAATACCCCAACAAAAGAATGGTGTGagaataccccaacaacagaatggtgtgtgaataccccaacaacagaatggtgtgtgaataccccaacaacagaatggtgtgagaataccccaacaacagaatggtttgagaataccccaacaacagaatggtgtgtgaataccccaacaacagaatggtgtgagaaTTTccaaacaacagaatggtgtgattgggttttaccagcccgggtaggacaatcgatatgctgatagaatttagggagtcttgttttcagattagcctcgttaaaatccccagctacaatgaatgcagcctcaggatatgtggtttccagtttacatagagtcaaataaagtttgttcagggccattgatgtgtctgcttgggggggaatatatgcggctgtgattataatcgaagagaattctcttggtagataatgcagttgaaatttgattgtgaggaattctaagtcaggtgaacagaaggacttgagtttctgtatgttgttatgatcacaccacgcctcgttaatcataaggcatacacccccttcttcttaccagaaagatatttgtttctgtcggtgcgatgcgtgaagaaaccagctggctgtaccgacaacaatagcgtgtctcgagtgagccatgtttccgtgaagtaaagaacgttacagtctcttatgtctctctggaatgctacacTTGcttggatttcatcaaccttgttgtcaagagactggacattggcgagtagtatgctagggagtggcgcgcgatgtgcccgtctccggagcctgacccgaagaccgcttcgtctgccccttttacggcATCGTTGTTTTGGTTCGCTGGCTGGGATCCGATCAATTGTCCTTGGTGGTGGGCAtaacacaggatccgctttgggaaagttgtattcctggtcgtaatgatgttgaccttgctcttatatccagtagttcctccaGACTGTATGCAataaacctaagattacctggggtaccaatataagaaataacacataaaaaagtttcctaggaacgtgaagcgaggtggccatctctgtcggcgccggaatagCCCAACAACAGAATTGTGTGAGCgtgccccaacaacagaatggtgtgagcgTGCCCCAACAACAGAATTGTGTGGGCGTGCCCCAACAACAGAGTGGTGTGAGCGTGCCCCAACAACAGAATTGTGTGGGCGTGCCCCAACAACAGAGTGGTGTGAGCGTGCCCCAACAACAGAGTGGTGTGAGCGTGCCCCAACAACAGAATTGTGTGGGCGTGCCCCAACAACAGAGTGGTGTGAGCGTGCCCCAACAACAGAATTGTGTGGGCgtgccccaacaacagaatggtgtgagaaTACCCCAATGACAGAATGGTGtgagcgtaccccaacaacagaatggtgtgagtgtccccaaacaacagaatggtgtgagcgtgccccaacaacagaattgtgtgagcgtaccccaacaacagaatggtgtgagcgTGCCCCAACAACAGAATTGTGTGGTTGTCCCCAACGACAGAATGGTGtgagcgtaccccaacaacagaatggtgtgtgcGTGCCCCAACAACAGAGTGGTGTGAGTGTGCCCCAACAACAGTATGGTGTGAGCGTGCCCCAACAACAGAGTGGTGTgagcataccccaacaacagaatggtgtgagcgtgccccaacaacagaatggtgtgagcgtgccccaacaacagaatggtgtgagcgTGCCCCAACAACAGAGTGGTGTGAGCGTGCCCCAACAACAGAGTGGTGTGAGCGTGCCCCAACAACAGAGTGGTGTGAGCGTGCCCCAACAACAGAGTGGTGTGAGCgtgccccaacaacagaatggtgtgagcgTGCCCCAACAACAGAGTGGTGtgagcgtaccccaacaacagaatggtgtgagcgTGCCCCAACAACAGAGTGGTGTgagcataccccaacaacagaatggtgtgagtgtccccaaacaacagaatggtgtgagcgtgccccaacaacagaattgtgtgagcgtaccccaacaacagaatggtgtgagcgTGCCCCAACAACAGAATTGTGTGGTTGTCCCCAACGACAGAATGGTGtgagcgtaccccaacaacagaatggtgtgagcgTGCCCCAACAACAGAGTGGTGTGAGTGTGCCCCAACAACAGTATGGTGTGAGCGTGCCCCAACAACAGAGTGGTGTgagcataccccaacaacagaatggtgtgagcgtgccccaacaacagaatggtgtgagcgtgccccaacaacagaatggtgtgagcgTGCCCCAACAACAGAGTGGTGTGAGCGTGCCCCAACAACAGAGTGGTGTGAGCGTGCCCCAACAACAGAGTGGTGTGAGCGTGCCCCAACAACAGAGTGGTGTGAGCgtgccccaacaacagaatggtgtgagcgtaacccaacaacagaatggtgtgagcgtaacccaacaacagaatggtgtgagcgtgccccaacaacagaatggtgtgagcgTGCCCCAACAACAGAGTGGTGtgagcgtaccccaacaacagaatggtgtgagcgTGCCCCAACAACAGAATTGTGTGGTTGCGCCCCAACGACAGAATGGTGtgagcgtaccccaacaacagaatggtgtgagcgTGCCCCAACAACAGAGTGGTGTGAGTGTGCCCCAACAACAGTATGGTGTGAGCGTGCCCCAACAACAGAGTGGTGTgagcataccccaacaacagaatggtgtgagcgtgccccaacaacagaatggtgtgagcgtgccccaacaacagaatggtgtgagcgTGCCCCAACAACAGAGTGGTGTGAGCGTGCCCCAACAACAGAGTGGTGTGAGCGTGCCCCAACAACAGAGTGGTGTGAGCGTGCCCCAACAACAGAGTGGTGTGAGCgtgccccaacaacagaatggtgtgagcgtaacccaacaacagaatggtgtgagcgtaacccaacaacagaatggtgtgagcgtgccccaacaacagaatggtgtgagcgTGCCCCAACAACAGAGTGGTGTGAGCGTGCCCCAACAACAGAGTGGTGTGAGCgtgccccaacaacagaatggtgtgagcgtaccccaacaacagaatggtgtgagcgtgccccaacaacagaatggtgtgagcgtaacccaacaacagaatggtgtgagcgtgccccaacaacagaatggtgtgagcgTGCCCCAACAACAGAGTGGTGTGAGCGTGCCCCAACAACAGAGTGGTGTGAGCgtgccccaacaacagaatggtgtgagcgtgccccaacaacagaatggtgtgagtGTGCCACAATGACAGAAGTGTGTGCGCGTGCCCCTACAACAGAATTGTGTGAGCGTGGTCCAACAACAGAATTGTGTGGGCATgcctcaacaacagaatgatgtgggcattctccaacaacagaatggtgtgggcatatacCGGTAATAAATAAATTCATGCAAGTAGgccgctgattggccagctgaACCTCCGGAAGAGACATCATCCACAatgaggaaatagcaagcatttttgaaacggtctgtttgagatacaagtttgaggtggggtttttgtttgtgttttttctccaatttatgctttggccacaaatacaaGTATAgtatgagtcaacaacattatttgaaCTTTTAAAAGTTAGATTTTCACCGGGAAGGTACTCTATTGTTGTTTTCTTCAAATAGCATGTAGCAATTTCTACTTTATACCGCTGATATGGTGAGGCAGCTCGTCTCAATAGAGTTGGTTGTCCCATGATGGCAGCCTTAGCTTTATCTCACTGGAGGCATATCACAACTCCAGAGCTAACTGAGGAAAAGGAGCTTGTTTTGTTGCAGAACCAGCATAGAAAATCACTTGTCTTCAAGGACATAAGCCCTCTTGAGACAGGCTCTTTATTTCCATTAAATCTCAAACTTCTCTAACAGCAGAATATCATCTGCCAGCCACATTGTCACAGTGAAGAGTAGATCCTAACATAAGGAGGGAAGGTGTGGGAGTAGGTATACAATCCGTATGGGCCTACTCCCTTAGCCTCAACCTCCTCCCTTAGTCTCAACCTCCTCCCTTAGCCTCAACCTCCTCCCTTAGCCTCAACCTCCTCCCTTAGCCTCAACCAGCTCAGAGTGTTGCTAGAATGTTCAAAACAAAGTGAACAGACAGGAAGTGTTTCCTAATCCTCTGACAGTTTCAGCTGCTCCATCTCAgcgctgtgtactgtactgtaagcctTTGACTCACTGAGGGAAGGGATATAATAAAACTTGTCGGTGAGATTTATTGGCAGCTAAAATGACATAAAATTGATTTCCTGCAAGGAAATCCAAGGAGAGGAAGAAGTCTGGGGCCTCTTAGCAGGTTCTCATTAATTAATAGGTTGTCTCAGGGGGCGAAGGCGTTatgtaacactgtggtgattTAGTCCCATGGCGGAGACAGGGAAGCACTATAGGTGTCTCACAGGATAAGCCTAACTAGTGCATCGAAGGAAGGAATTCTTCACCCAGAT
Above is a genomic segment from Oncorhynchus nerka isolate Pitt River linkage group LG1, Oner_Uvic_2.0, whole genome shotgun sequence containing:
- the LOC135571390 gene encoding alpha-protein kinase 1-like; protein product: MLKWHSTAGIHADGGRFLHLTSNGVSVPQQQNCVGVPQQQSGVSVPQQQNCVGVPQQQSGVSVPQQQSGVSVPQQQNCVGVPQQQSGVSVPQQQNCVGVPQQQNGNGVSVPQQQNGVCVPQQQSGVSVPQQQYGVSVPQQQSGVSIPQQQNGVSVPQQQNGVSVPQQQNGVSVPQQQSGVSVPQQQSGVSVPQQQSGVSVPQQQSGVSVPQQQNGVSVPQQQSGVSVPQQQNGVSVPQQQSGVSIPQQQNGVSVPKQQNGNGVSVPQQQNGVSVPQQQSGVSVPQQQYGVSVPQQQSGVSIPQQQNGVSVPQQQNGVSVPQQQNGVSVPQQQSGVSVPQQQSGVSVPQQQSGVSVPQQQSGVSVPQQQNGVSVTQQQNGVSVTQQQNGVSVPQQQNGVSVPQQQSGVSVPQQQNGVSVPQQQNCVVAPQRQNGVSVPQQQNGVSVPQQQSGVSVPQQQYGVSVPQQQSGVSIPQQQNGVSVPQQQNGVSVPQQQNGVSVPQQQSGVSVPQQQSGVSVPQQQSGVSVPQQQSGVSVPQQQNGVSVTQQQNGVSVTQQQNGVSVPQQQNGVSVPQQQSGVSVPQQQSGVSVPQQQNGVSVPQQQNGVSVPQQQNGVSVTQQQNGVSVPQQQNGVSVPQQQSGVSVPQQQSGVSVPQQQNGVSVPQQQNGVSVPQ